A genomic region of Micromonospora sp. NBC_01796 contains the following coding sequences:
- a CDS encoding phosphotransferase family protein — protein MSASSLPLVPYGATAVRPDWADLPAELRAAIGARLGARVSWASTAGGGFTNGFAGVLDTTAGDRVFVKAASLADQRHLSDWYARETAIIAALPPDLPVARPRWTLTAAGHFVICLDAIDGRMPALPWHPADLTATLHAYARVVEALREPPAELVALGLPQLADLLRADLSWWREIVDGHEPVPAGVPASLRDRLPELAHLEGLLPGYAYGTGVIHGDLRLDNVLIDRAGTAWICDWNWLCFGPAWFDLAGLLVTVYASGLDADRAFATHPAARDVPVDGLDATLAALAGYWLVRATTEPSGESPHLRAHQRWSGETALSWLATRRGWR, from the coding sequence ATGTCCGCGAGTTCGTTACCGCTGGTGCCGTACGGTGCGACCGCCGTACGACCGGACTGGGCCGACCTGCCGGCGGAGCTGCGCGCCGCGATCGGTGCCCGGCTCGGAGCCAGGGTCAGTTGGGCGAGCACCGCCGGTGGGGGCTTCACCAACGGCTTCGCCGGGGTCCTCGACACCACCGCCGGGGACAGGGTCTTCGTCAAGGCCGCCTCCCTGGCCGACCAGCGACACCTGAGCGACTGGTACGCCCGGGAGACCGCGATCATCGCCGCGCTCCCGCCCGACCTGCCGGTCGCCCGCCCCCGGTGGACCCTCACCGCCGCCGGGCACTTCGTCATCTGCCTGGACGCGATCGACGGCCGGATGCCCGCCCTGCCGTGGCACCCGGCGGACCTGACCGCCACCCTGCACGCGTACGCGCGGGTGGTCGAGGCGCTGCGGGAACCTCCGGCCGAGTTGGTCGCGCTGGGCCTGCCGCAGCTCGCCGACCTGCTCCGGGCCGACCTCTCCTGGTGGCGGGAGATCGTCGACGGGCACGAGCCGGTGCCGGCCGGGGTGCCGGCGAGCCTGCGTGACCGGCTGCCGGAGCTGGCCCACCTGGAGGGACTGCTGCCCGGTTACGCGTACGGCACCGGCGTGATCCACGGGGACCTGCGGCTGGACAACGTACTTATCGACCGGGCCGGGACCGCCTGGATCTGCGACTGGAACTGGCTCTGTTTCGGGCCTGCCTGGTTCGACCTGGCCGGCCTGCTGGTGACCGTGTACGCCAGCGGGCTGGACGCCGACCGGGCCTTCGCGACGCATCCCGCCGCCCGCGACGTGCCGGTGGACGGGCTGGATGCCACGCTCGCCGCGCTCGCCGGGTACTGGCTGGTCCGGGCGACCACGGAACCCTCCGGCGAGTCCCCGCACCTGCGGGCACACCAGCGGTGGAGCGGCGAGACGGCGCTGAGCTGGTTGGCCACGCGGCGCGGCTGGCGGTGA
- a CDS encoding DUF4240 domain-containing protein, producing the protein MRTDDFWALIDDARTGADGNTEAITARAVALLAARDVTEIAGFDQHLWRVLAASYRADLWGAAYLINGGCSDDGFEYFRCWLVLQGRATFAQAVKDPDSLAGLPAVQQAAVTGEEFEAEDVLHLAHNAYLKATASELPAQEHAAYPKLDEFWDFDDEASARQQLPRLAALFVEPPE; encoded by the coding sequence ATGAGGACCGACGACTTCTGGGCGCTGATCGACGACGCCCGCACCGGCGCCGACGGCAACACCGAGGCGATCACCGCGCGGGCGGTGGCCCTGCTGGCGGCTCGGGACGTGACCGAGATCGCCGGCTTCGACCAGCACCTGTGGCGGGTCCTGGCGGCCTCCTACCGGGCGGATCTCTGGGGTGCGGCGTACCTGATCAACGGGGGCTGCTCCGACGACGGGTTCGAGTACTTCCGCTGCTGGCTGGTTCTCCAGGGGAGGGCGACCTTCGCCCAGGCGGTCAAGGACCCCGACTCCCTGGCCGGACTGCCGGCGGTCCAGCAGGCGGCGGTCACCGGCGAGGAGTTCGAGGCCGAGGACGTGCTGCACCTCGCGCACAACGCCTACCTGAAGGCGACGGCGAGCGAGCTGCCGGCGCAGGAGCACGCCGCCTACCCGAAACTGGACGAGTTCTGGGACTTCGACGACGAGGCCAGCGCCCGCCAGCAGTTGCCCCGGCTCGCCGCGCTCTTCGTGGAGCCGCCCGAGTGA
- the lepA gene encoding translation elongation factor 4, with translation MPPTPDAGANTPGATDPGRIRNFGIIAHIDHGKSTLADRMLQLTGVVDPRQMRAQYLDRMDIERERGITIKSQAVRMPWTVREGEQQGEHAVLNMIDTPGHVDFTYEVSRSLAACEGAVLLVDAAQGIEAQTLANLYLAMENNLHVIPVLNKIDLPAAQPEKYAEELAHLIGCEPSDCIRVSGKTGDGVPYLLDEIVRQFKPPVGDADAPARAMIFDSVYDVYRGVVTYVRVIDGRIEARERIKMMSTGAVHELLEIGVISPEMEKHTALGVGEVGYLITGVKDVRQSRVGDTVTINSRPATQALGGYKDPKPMVYSGLYPIDGSDYPNLRDALDKLKLNDAALDYEPETSGALGFGFRCGFLGLLHLEIIRERLEREYNLDLISTAPNVVNRALLEDGSEITVTNPSEYPTGRVAEVYEPVVRATVLTPNDYVGAVMELCQGRRGNLLGMDYLSADRVELRYTLPLAEIIFDFFDQLKSRTKGYASLDYEPSGEQQSDLVKVDILLHGEPVDAFSAIVHKDKAYNYGVTIAAKLQKLIPRQQFEVPIQAAIGNRVIARETIRAIRKDVLAKCYGGDITRKRKLLEKQKEGKKRMKMVGRVEVPQEAFIAALSSDESGDAKGGKGGGKK, from the coding sequence GTGCCACCGACGCCCGACGCAGGCGCGAACACTCCTGGTGCCACCGATCCCGGCCGGATCAGGAACTTCGGCATCATCGCCCACATCGACCACGGGAAGTCGACCCTGGCCGACCGGATGTTGCAGCTCACCGGCGTGGTCGACCCGCGGCAGATGCGGGCCCAGTACCTGGACCGGATGGACATCGAGCGCGAGCGCGGCATCACCATCAAGAGCCAGGCGGTCCGGATGCCGTGGACCGTACGGGAGGGCGAGCAGCAGGGCGAGCACGCCGTGCTCAACATGATCGACACCCCGGGTCACGTGGACTTCACGTACGAGGTGTCCCGTTCCCTGGCCGCGTGCGAGGGTGCCGTGCTGCTGGTCGACGCGGCGCAGGGGATCGAGGCGCAGACGCTGGCGAACCTCTACCTGGCGATGGAGAACAACCTCCACGTCATCCCGGTGCTGAACAAGATCGACCTGCCGGCCGCCCAGCCGGAGAAGTACGCCGAGGAACTGGCCCACCTGATCGGGTGCGAGCCGAGCGACTGCATCCGGGTCTCGGGCAAGACCGGCGACGGGGTGCCGTACCTGCTCGACGAGATCGTCCGGCAGTTCAAGCCGCCGGTCGGTGACGCCGACGCCCCCGCCCGCGCGATGATCTTCGACTCGGTCTACGACGTCTACCGGGGCGTGGTCACCTACGTCCGGGTGATCGACGGGCGGATCGAGGCCCGTGAGCGGATCAAGATGATGTCCACCGGCGCGGTGCACGAGCTGCTGGAGATCGGCGTCATCTCACCCGAGATGGAGAAGCACACCGCGCTCGGTGTCGGCGAGGTCGGTTACCTGATCACCGGCGTGAAGGACGTACGCCAGTCGCGGGTCGGTGACACCGTCACGATCAACTCCCGGCCGGCGACCCAGGCGCTCGGTGGTTACAAGGACCCGAAGCCGATGGTCTACTCGGGTCTCTACCCGATCGACGGCTCGGACTACCCCAACCTCCGTGACGCCCTGGACAAGCTTAAGCTCAACGACGCCGCGCTCGACTACGAGCCGGAGACCTCCGGTGCGCTCGGCTTCGGCTTCCGCTGCGGCTTCCTCGGCCTGCTGCACCTGGAGATCATCCGGGAACGGCTGGAGCGCGAGTACAACCTCGATCTGATCTCCACCGCCCCGAACGTGGTCAACCGGGCGCTGCTGGAGGACGGCAGCGAGATCACCGTGACCAACCCGAGCGAGTACCCCACCGGCCGGGTGGCCGAGGTGTACGAGCCGGTGGTGCGGGCGACCGTACTGACGCCGAACGACTACGTCGGCGCGGTGATGGAGCTCTGCCAGGGGCGCCGGGGCAACCTGCTCGGTATGGACTACCTCTCCGCCGACCGGGTGGAGTTGCGCTACACCCTGCCCCTCGCCGAGATCATCTTCGACTTCTTCGACCAGCTCAAGAGCCGGACCAAGGGGTACGCGTCACTGGACTACGAGCCCTCCGGCGAGCAGCAGTCCGACCTGGTCAAGGTGGACATCCTGCTGCACGGCGAGCCGGTCGACGCGTTCAGCGCGATCGTGCACAAGGACAAGGCGTACAACTACGGGGTCACCATCGCCGCGAAGTTGCAGAAGCTGATTCCCCGGCAGCAGTTCGAGGTGCCGATCCAGGCCGCGATCGGCAACCGGGTCATCGCCCGCGAGACGATCCGGGCGATCCGCAAGGACGTGCTCGCCAAGTGCTACGGCGGTGACATCACCCGTAAGCGCAAGCTGCTGGAGAAGCAGAAGGAAGGCAAGAAGCGGATGAAGATGGTGGGCCGGGTCGAGGTGCCGCAGGAGGCCTTCATCGCCGCGCTCTCCTCCGACGAGTCCGGCGACGCCAAGGGCGGCAAGGGCGGCGGCAAGAAGTGA
- a CDS encoding NUDIX domain-containing protein: MSLRAYGTDASFCPRCGAPLPGAPPTACGSCGYNLFVNARPTASLIVLDGDPVTPRFLALRRAAEPRSGLWETPGGFCDGWEHPATAAVREGREELGVEVKLGDYVGMYVGSYDYQGETLPVLDVFYLATIDADAIRLDPAESSEMTWFDLADPPTLAFETMDQAVRAAARQLGC; encoded by the coding sequence GTGAGCCTGCGGGCGTACGGGACGGACGCCTCGTTCTGCCCGCGCTGCGGGGCGCCGCTGCCCGGCGCCCCGCCCACCGCCTGCGGGTCGTGCGGGTACAACCTGTTCGTCAACGCCCGCCCCACCGCCAGCCTGATCGTGCTCGACGGCGACCCGGTCACGCCCCGCTTCCTGGCCCTGCGGCGGGCCGCCGAGCCCAGATCGGGGCTCTGGGAGACCCCGGGCGGCTTCTGCGACGGGTGGGAACACCCGGCGACCGCCGCGGTCCGGGAGGGACGCGAGGAACTCGGCGTCGAGGTCAAGCTCGGTGACTACGTCGGAATGTACGTCGGCAGCTACGACTACCAGGGCGAGACACTGCCCGTACTGGATGTCTTCTACCTGGCCACGATCGACGCCGACGCGATCCGGCTCGATCCGGCGGAGTCGTCCGAGATGACGTGGTTCGATCTGGCCGATCCGCCCACACTGGCCTTCGAGACCATGGACCAGGCCGTTCGGGCCGCCGCACGACAACTGGGATGTTAA
- a CDS encoding GlsB/YeaQ/YmgE family stress response membrane protein: MTVAGIITALIVGLIVGALGRLIVPGKQNIPMWLHMLIGVGAALLGTVIARAAGIATETAGIDWRELLVQVVVAAIAVAIVAGVGGRRSVSRY, from the coding sequence ATGACTGTAGCTGGCATCATCACCGCACTCATTGTTGGCCTGATCGTCGGTGCGCTCGGCCGCCTGATCGTGCCCGGCAAGCAGAACATCCCGATGTGGCTGCACATGCTGATCGGTGTCGGCGCCGCGCTCCTCGGTACCGTGATCGCACGGGCCGCGGGCATCGCGACCGAGACCGCCGGCATCGACTGGCGCGAGCTGCTGGTCCAGGTTGTCGTCGCGGCGATCGCGGTGGCCATCGTGGCCGGTGTCGGTGGACGCCGCAGCGTCAGCCGCTACTGA
- a CDS encoding MOSC domain-containing protein produces MTGRLVSVNLAVVTQAPWAGDPSGRSGIDKRPAPGPVTLRAGGVDGDFVGELSVHGGPDKAVYSYAREDAAWWSRELGREIPPGGFGENLSTEGLDLTGAVIGEHWQVGSALLEVSQPRTPCRTFAGFWDVRDLIKRFTARALPGAYLRVLRDGAVTAGDTVTVVHRPAHGVTIGETFRALNLTPELLPRLLDVPELPAHLRERVERRTARQPR; encoded by the coding sequence ATGACAGGCAGACTCGTCTCGGTCAACCTGGCCGTCGTGACCCAGGCTCCCTGGGCCGGGGATCCGAGCGGACGCAGCGGCATCGACAAGCGCCCGGCCCCGGGGCCGGTGACGCTGCGCGCCGGAGGAGTGGACGGCGACTTCGTCGGTGAACTCTCCGTTCACGGCGGTCCGGACAAGGCGGTCTACTCGTACGCCCGCGAGGACGCCGCCTGGTGGTCGCGGGAGCTGGGGCGGGAGATCCCACCCGGTGGCTTCGGTGAGAACCTCTCCACCGAGGGCCTCGACCTGACCGGGGCGGTGATCGGCGAGCACTGGCAGGTCGGCTCGGCCCTGCTGGAGGTGAGCCAGCCGCGTACGCCCTGCCGGACGTTCGCCGGCTTCTGGGACGTACGGGACCTGATCAAGCGGTTCACCGCGCGGGCGCTGCCCGGCGCCTACCTGCGGGTGCTCCGCGACGGTGCGGTGACGGCGGGCGACACGGTGACGGTGGTGCACCGGCCGGCGCACGGGGTGACGATCGGGGAGACGTTCCGGGCCCTGAACCTCACGCCGGAGCTGCTCCCGCGCCTGCTCGACGTACCGGAACTTCCGGCGCACCTGCGGGAACGGGTCGAGCGGCGGACCGCCCGCCAGCCCCGCTAG
- a CDS encoding VOC family protein yields MALRPVQVNIKALDDSAIGRFWAEALGWSAYRPGVTTYVGPVGGFVWPDPVAVGINVVPVPEPGTTTKNRVHLDLATTSAADQAELVARLEALGATPADVGQGDVPWTVLADPEGNEFCVLEPREVYRDTGPIAAVVVDCEDPQAMARFWGGALDWTLHQVTDDQAVLRSAKGVGPYLEFLRRSGAKAVPDRVHLDLLPYPGDDKAAEVARLRTLGATDLDLGQGDVPWTCLVDPEGHEFCVLAPS; encoded by the coding sequence ATGGCGCTACGACCCGTCCAGGTGAACATCAAGGCCCTCGATGACTCGGCGATCGGCCGGTTCTGGGCCGAGGCGCTCGGGTGGAGTGCGTACCGGCCCGGGGTGACCACCTACGTCGGACCCGTCGGTGGCTTCGTCTGGCCGGACCCGGTCGCCGTCGGCATCAACGTCGTTCCCGTTCCGGAACCCGGGACGACAACGAAGAACCGGGTGCACCTCGATCTCGCCACCACCTCCGCCGCCGACCAGGCCGAGTTGGTTGCGCGCCTGGAGGCTCTCGGTGCGACGCCCGCCGACGTGGGCCAGGGCGACGTGCCGTGGACCGTGCTCGCCGACCCGGAGGGCAACGAGTTCTGCGTCCTGGAGCCTCGGGAGGTCTACCGGGACACCGGGCCGATTGCCGCGGTGGTGGTCGACTGCGAGGACCCACAGGCCATGGCCCGGTTCTGGGGTGGGGCGTTGGACTGGACCCTGCACCAGGTGACCGACGACCAGGCGGTGCTGCGCTCCGCGAAGGGCGTCGGCCCGTACCTCGAGTTCCTCCGTCGGTCGGGCGCGAAGGCCGTGCCGGACCGGGTCCATCTCGACCTGCTGCCGTACCCCGGTGACGACAAGGCGGCGGAGGTGGCCCGGCTGCGGACCCTCGGTGCCACCGACCTCGACCTCGGCCAGGGCGACGTTCCGTGGACGTGCCTGGTCGACCCGGAGGGCCACGAGTTCTGCGTCCTCGCCCCGTCCTGA
- a CDS encoding enoyl-CoA hydratase family protein translates to MTAAPDTLVRVSTAPGVTTLTLDSPHNRNALSTPLMTQLLAALDDAVTDDTVRAVVLSHTGPVFCSGADLKETAAAFSTGAVPAGKLGDVLAAVRECPKPVVARVGGPARAGGLGLIAAADIAVCTSEATFAFTEVRIGVIPAVISATVLPRLQPRAAAELYLTGETFDGDRAERIGLVSRAVPADALDETVAAYCAALVRGAPGALAGTKELLRRPAATDLRAELAELGALSTRYFLSEEGREGILAFREKRPARWVPGA, encoded by the coding sequence ATGACCGCAGCCCCCGACACGCTCGTCCGGGTGTCGACCGCACCCGGGGTGACCACGCTCACGCTGGACAGCCCGCACAACCGCAACGCGCTCTCCACACCGCTGATGACCCAGCTCCTCGCCGCACTGGACGACGCTGTGACAGACGACACAGTACGCGCGGTGGTCCTGTCACACACCGGGCCGGTGTTCTGCTCCGGTGCCGACCTGAAGGAGACCGCGGCGGCGTTCAGCACCGGCGCGGTGCCGGCCGGCAAGCTCGGCGACGTACTCGCCGCGGTGCGGGAGTGCCCGAAACCGGTCGTCGCCCGGGTGGGCGGGCCGGCCCGCGCGGGTGGGCTGGGTCTGATCGCCGCCGCCGACATCGCCGTCTGTACGTCCGAGGCGACCTTCGCCTTCACCGAGGTACGGATCGGGGTGATCCCGGCCGTGATCTCCGCGACCGTTCTGCCCCGGTTGCAGCCCCGGGCCGCCGCCGAGCTCTACCTGACCGGTGAGACCTTCGACGGGGACCGGGCCGAGCGGATCGGGCTGGTCAGCCGGGCGGTGCCGGCGGACGCGCTGGACGAGACCGTGGCCGCGTACTGTGCGGCGCTGGTCCGGGGGGCACCCGGCGCCCTGGCCGGGACCAAGGAGCTGCTGCGTCGACCGGCCGCCACGGACCTGCGGGCCGAACTCGCCGAACTCGGTGCCCTGTCGACCCGGTACTTCCTCTCCGAGGAGGGACGGGAGGGAATCCTCGCGTTCCGCGAGAAACGGCCCGCTCGTTGGGTACCCGGGGCCTGA
- the hemW gene encoding radical SAM family heme chaperone HemW, with product MPGVLPEGEPVPADGSLPRTALTAVGDRGFGVYVHVPFCASRCGYCDFNTYTATELGGGGRDGYADSVLAELALAGRVLGEAPPRRVDTVFVGGGTPTLLPADELARILEGIDRTWGLAADAEVTTEANPESVTPESLKTLRAAGYTRISLGMQSAAAGVLALLDRRHTPGRAVQAALEARDAGFDHVNLDLIYGTPGETADDFAASLAAVTEAGVDHVSAYALIVEDGTRLAGRMRRGELPYPSDDVAADRYLAAEAALGAAGFSWYEVSNWARTADARCRHNLLYWTGGDWWGLGPGAHSHVGGVRWWNVKHPTAYASRLAAGESPGHARELLTGDDQHVEDVMLRLRLDSGLPLAGLDDAGRVGAERALADGLLSRPEYAAGRAVLTLRGRLLADAVVRDLLP from the coding sequence ATGCCCGGCGTCCTCCCCGAAGGTGAACCCGTACCCGCTGACGGTTCGCTGCCCCGTACCGCCCTGACCGCCGTCGGCGACAGGGGGTTCGGGGTCTACGTGCACGTGCCCTTCTGCGCCAGCCGGTGCGGATACTGCGACTTCAACACGTACACCGCCACCGAACTCGGTGGTGGCGGCCGGGACGGGTACGCCGATTCGGTGCTGGCCGAGCTGGCGTTGGCCGGGCGGGTGCTGGGCGAGGCCCCGCCGCGCCGGGTGGACACCGTATTCGTCGGCGGCGGCACCCCGACCCTGCTGCCCGCCGACGAGCTGGCCCGGATCCTGGAGGGGATCGACCGGACCTGGGGGCTGGCCGCCGACGCGGAGGTCACCACCGAGGCCAACCCGGAGTCGGTGACCCCGGAGTCGCTCAAGACGCTGCGGGCCGCCGGTTACACCCGGATCTCCCTGGGCATGCAGTCCGCCGCCGCCGGGGTGCTCGCCCTGCTCGACCGCAGGCACACCCCCGGTCGGGCGGTCCAGGCCGCCCTGGAGGCGCGTGACGCCGGCTTCGACCACGTGAACCTGGACCTGATCTACGGGACGCCGGGCGAGACCGCCGACGACTTCGCCGCGTCGCTGGCGGCGGTCACCGAGGCGGGGGTGGACCACGTCAGCGCGTACGCCCTGATCGTGGAGGACGGCACCCGGCTGGCCGGTCGGATGCGGCGCGGCGAGCTGCCGTACCCCAGTGACGACGTGGCGGCGGACCGCTACCTGGCCGCGGAGGCCGCCCTCGGCGCGGCGGGTTTCTCCTGGTACGAGGTTTCCAACTGGGCCCGCACCGCCGACGCCCGGTGTCGGCACAACCTGCTCTACTGGACCGGCGGGGACTGGTGGGGCCTCGGGCCGGGGGCGCACAGCCACGTCGGCGGCGTGCGCTGGTGGAACGTCAAACACCCCACCGCGTACGCGTCCCGCCTGGCCGCCGGTGAGTCTCCCGGCCACGCCCGGGAACTGCTCACCGGGGACGATCAGCACGTGGAGGACGTGATGCTGCGGCTGCGCCTGGACTCGGGACTGCCGTTGGCCGGGCTCGACGACGCCGGTCGGGTCGGCGCGGAACGGGCCCTGGCAGACGGTCTGCTGAGCCGTCCCGAGTACGCGGCCGGACGAGCGGTGCTGACCCTGCGGGGCCGGCTGCTCGCCGACGCCGTGGTACGCGACCTGCTGCCCTGA
- a CDS encoding DUF4870 domain-containing protein, whose product MTEPPRPPGEGGPGGYPPPEPPTTPFTSPGSYSSPDEAPPPGYGPPPAAPQYGAPSAPPPAGGYPPPGGYPPPGGYPPPGGYPPPAGGGYPPPGGYTPGYNPGGYPPGGGYPGGPAPTGYANSDEKTWALIAHFGGIAVGFVAPLIALLAKGDRSPTVRAHAVEALNFQITWAIVMLIAVILGICTLGLLPLIVWIVIIVFSVIGGLRANEGTLYQYPMTYRLVK is encoded by the coding sequence ATGACTGAACCACCCCGCCCTCCCGGAGAGGGCGGCCCCGGCGGTTACCCGCCGCCGGAACCGCCGACTACTCCGTTCACGTCGCCGGGCTCGTACTCGAGTCCGGACGAGGCGCCCCCGCCCGGTTACGGGCCGCCCCCGGCCGCCCCGCAGTACGGCGCGCCGAGCGCACCCCCGCCGGCCGGCGGCTACCCCCCGCCCGGCGGCTACCCCCCGCCGGGTGGCTATCCCCCGCCGGGTGGCTACCCGCCGCCCGCCGGCGGTGGCTACCCGCCGCCCGGTGGCTACACCCCCGGTTACAACCCTGGCGGCTACCCCCCGGGCGGCGGCTATCCGGGCGGCCCGGCTCCGACCGGTTACGCGAACAGCGACGAGAAGACCTGGGCCCTGATCGCGCACTTCGGTGGCATCGCCGTCGGCTTCGTCGCCCCGCTGATCGCGCTGCTCGCCAAGGGTGACAGGTCGCCGACCGTACGGGCACACGCGGTCGAGGCGCTGAACTTCCAGATCACCTGGGCGATCGTCATGCTGATCGCGGTCATCCTCGGGATCTGCACCCTCGGCCTGCTCCCCCTCATCGTCTGGATCGTGATCATCGTGTTCTCGGTGATCGGCGGCCTCCGGGCGAACGAGGGCACCCTCTACCAGTACCCGATGACGTACCGCCTGGTGAAGTAA
- the hrcA gene encoding heat-inducible transcriptional repressor HrcA: MGLDDRKLDVLRAIVEDYVSTQEPVGSKALVERHQLGVSPATVRNDMAVLEEEGYIRQPHTSAGRVPTDRGYRLFVDRLSRVKPLTPAERRAIERFLVGAVDLDDVVHRTVRLLAQLTRQVAVVQYPSLARSSVRHLELVPISTTRLMFVMIADTGRVEQRLVEMPAPLLADDVTDLRRLINEKLVGSRLSDTPPLVQALVDEVTPDLRPAMATLATVLLETLVERHEERIALAGTANLTRGGLLDFQGSLRPILEALEEEVILLKLFGEVEPSTLRIRIGDENEIDNLRATSVVSTGYGTGSNILGGLGVLGPTRMDYPGTIATVRAVARYVGDLLAQN, from the coding sequence ATGGGTCTCGACGACCGCAAGCTCGACGTGCTGCGCGCGATCGTGGAGGACTACGTTTCCACCCAGGAGCCGGTCGGCAGCAAGGCCCTGGTCGAGCGGCACCAACTGGGCGTATCACCGGCCACCGTCCGTAACGACATGGCCGTGCTCGAAGAAGAGGGCTACATCCGGCAGCCGCACACCAGTGCCGGCCGGGTGCCCACCGACCGCGGTTACCGACTGTTCGTCGACCGCCTCTCCCGGGTCAAGCCGCTCACCCCGGCCGAGCGCCGGGCCATCGAACGTTTCCTGGTCGGCGCCGTCGACCTCGACGACGTGGTGCACCGTACGGTCCGGCTGCTCGCCCAGCTCACCCGGCAGGTCGCCGTGGTGCAGTACCCGAGCCTGGCCCGTTCGTCCGTGCGCCACCTGGAACTGGTGCCGATCTCCACCACCCGGCTCATGTTCGTCATGATCGCCGACACCGGTCGGGTCGAACAGCGCCTGGTCGAGATGCCCGCGCCGCTGCTCGCCGACGACGTGACCGACCTGCGCCGGCTGATCAACGAGAAGCTCGTCGGCAGCCGGCTCTCCGACACCCCGCCGCTGGTCCAGGCACTGGTCGACGAGGTCACACCCGACCTGCGTCCGGCCATGGCGACGCTGGCGACCGTCCTGCTGGAAACCCTCGTCGAGCGACACGAGGAACGGATCGCCCTCGCCGGGACCGCCAACCTGACCCGAGGCGGGCTGCTCGACTTCCAGGGCTCGCTGCGACCGATTCTGGAGGCGCTGGAGGAGGAGGTCATCCTGCTCAAGCTCTTCGGCGAGGTCGAACCCAGTACGCTCCGAATTCGGATCGGCGACGAAAATGAGATCGACAACCTGCGCGCCACCTCGGTGGTGAGCACCGGGTACGGCACCGGCAGCAACATCCTCGGCGGGCTCGGGGTGCTCGGGCCGACCCGGATGGACTACCCCGGCACCATCGCGACCGTACGCGCCGTCGCCCGATACGTGGGCGACCTACTGGCACAGAACTGA